Sequence from the Vanessa tameamea isolate UH-Manoa-2023 chromosome 4, ilVanTame1 primary haplotype, whole genome shotgun sequence genome:
TCggcaaaatttactttattactttgttaaatatttaaccgGTACAATATGTTTCATCATATCTACTTTGTTTACAGTCGTGCTAGACAAACGTTGCAATCCCGATGCTGATACCGGAACGTTTGAATTGGCTTACAAACAAGTTATTCCAAAGGCGCCGGCTTATCTCGGACTATCATTATGTATAAACGGAAAGCGAATTATTAAAAAGCCAAAAGAACGGAAACACGAACATAGAAGTGTCACTCCTATAGCACCTCGCATACCCTCCGGTGATGTTATTCCTGATATCGATCAACCAATTCCATCAGAATATAGTGGCCCCATAATAACAGATTTTTTGACGTGGTTAAATCCATATGACGCCATACCTATGAACAGAGACGGTCTATTACTGGGCCCCAAGGATTCGCTTACGGTACGCCAAGCTGTAACTGTCTTAAAATCGAGTCAAACCCtaaaaaactgtaataaaagGCGTAAAACATCCGCGCTCTCTTTTAGGACACATCGAGGAAGACGCGAAAAAAACGGAGAATCTAAGCGCCGAGTTGTACCACATTCCTGCTGCCGCCCAGAAGATAACCTTTCTAATAATCACAATAGTAAATATCGGACAGAATCAGCAAGCAAAGCTGACAAGCCCAAGATTGACAGGTCGGTTGGTAATAAAAGATGTTACATAGACCCGGTCGAATGGGAAAGGGAGACGGCCAGTATCCTCAGATCCACAATATCCgttcaaaacaaaatatcaacACGAACTGAAACTGTTGTTCCTATCATACGACAAACTAAATCTGGAATCGTTAATTCAAACCATAAGCCTCTATTGGAACCCTTAAGCTCACGTAGCTGCGTTGACAaaacaaatactattaaaaagttAAGCGCTATAGGTAGAAGTATTTGTAAACTCCGCGATGAAAGTAGAGCTAAGAAATCAATATCATTTTCAAAAAGTTGTACCTCAATTTACACTCCCTATCGGGTAACAGTTACACCGCTTAATGACGATcctcaaaatttatattcaaaaagtaAAACTACAACATAGCAGCTCCagttaacaaaattattgtttaagttaaaagactaaattaagataataaattgttgattattcatttattgtttaagttttcaaattttatgtcagaaatgaaattatagtgttcaaaattagataatatttttccttaattTCAGATGCATCCCGCCCTTTAAATTCCTTTTGTCCCGACCTTTACAAGAAACGAATTACTGTCAATTGAAAGTAACTTTTTAATCAACTgacatatttcaaatttttaatgaaaatgtaaatatttcattaccaaaattattacaaaaattaacaatGATTCCATAAGTAAAAGTAAcgtgatttatttcataaaaaggtagatgtgtaaataaatataataattatttacttatttaaatagattatcaaataTGAAAAGCAGGCTCCAGCCAAAAAGccatttctttaatatattatttctttaatataatattcttaatgcAACGTtgagattaattaatatacgaATTAGGTTCAATGTTTTAAGATTCCGATCACCATATTGGTAACATTTTTCGCAATACATGTACTATATCTACTCGTACTTgtttgtaacattttagttttgtGATGATGCATCCgagtttgaaattaaaacagcTAACTTGTAACCATGccaatgaaaaaaaagaaattttatcaCAGGAAAAGAGTAAGTAACTGGATTTTATCAATGGCTAATCTcaagtattttttatggtaatgCTACTTGTACTTCGTCTTCTGGTAATTAGTCAAGTTTATTCTTAGTAACATAAGCCTATTATTGGTTatgcatatattaaaaatgaagcgACATTTAAAGATTCATAGATGTTTAATGCCAGGTATTCATTTTCTTGCAGaaacataattatgataagGCAGGAGTCAAAAGACTCTTATCGccatttagtaaatttatgtataaatcaGTACGcgaaagaaaaaagttaaatgtTATGGCAGACCGAAATGGTAATTTACACAAAGGATTAtcttataaagaaaaaagttacataatatgtagTTGTCAAAGCAAATCTAGTAGatacaaaaaactaaaaaacaaagCAGCGGAAGctataaaagaaaagaaaatattttccatatatGGGAATTGCAATTCTGTACGGCAAGCTTTATTGGAGAGAAATTGGGTGGAGAAAATTCCATCAAATCGAATGAATTTATCTAAAATACGAAATGGAAGTTTTTcaagtaaaactaaaatacagaGCGAACTTGAGGGATTACTTTTGTCGAATTTTGTAGAAAAGCATAATCCAAACTTCATTTGGCGCACAAGAGATGAGCGCCGTTGTTCCGCCTCTCATATTAAGACAGATTGTGAcacaataattaacaaattggAAATAGATGCCGTATGGACATCGAAGCAAGGCTTGTGCTCGTCATTGAAGAGaaattattggttttatattGAAGACGTGGCAGAGGTTATTGGGCCACGAACTTATAATACTTGTGATAGTGGTGAAATAGAAGGTTTTGTTAAGGATTATAAAATTACGACTTGTACGAGCTTGTTAAAGTGGGTACTTTCTATGGCTGCAAACGAGCGACCAGTTTTTGTTGCTACTGGTAAAATTTCTATGAACATTATAGTTTTCGCTTTAAATCGATGCAAAGAATATCTTTTTCGTAAACAGAACAAGGATATCGATCAATCTATACCGTCTATAAGTGCAGGACAGTGGCattctttcttaaaaaaatactacagtaTCATAGCCAAAGAAGAAGTTTTTCAAGCTGACAGAGACAATAAGCTgtctttatatttaagttatgcTAAGTTTTTGCTTAAAGAAATTTATAGGTACCGTCCTCAACTGAGCTGCGAAGGTTGTCACAATATTTGGATAATAAAGCCCGCATATTGTTCAAGAGGCAGAGGTATAAGAATGGCCTCAAAACTGGGAGTAATTATGAATTTGTTGAATAAAGCTAACGCAAAATATGTAGTCCAAAAATATATAGGTGAATATTTGATAGACTTTAAACcactttagtaaaaaaatatccatttcatattacattatttaaaaaactttatcttTCAGAGGAACCGTTACTCATACACGAAACAAAATTCGACATTAGGCAATACTATCTTGTGACGAGCACATATCCTTTAATTATTTGGATGTACACCGaatgttatttaaagtttagCTCTCAAAAATATAGTTTGAAAAACTATCATGAATCTATCCACCTGACTAATAATGCTgtgcaaaaaaattataaaaactgcaAGCAACGCAACAAAGAATTGCCTACAAATAACATGTGGGACTTGGACAAATATAAATGCTATTTGGCCAAAATCGGCAAAGATGATGTTTggcaaaatgttatttatccAGGAATGAAGAAATCCATTATAGGCATAATGTTGAGCTGTCAAGATTCATTATCAGTGAGCAAAAACCGTTTTGAACTTTATGGCTGTgactttattttagataaagaaTTCAACCCTTGGCTAATAGAAATTAATTCTTGTCCTGATTTACGTAATACTACTCAAGTTACAGCTAAAATCTGTCCTGCAGTGGTATCAGACATAataaaaggtaatatttttcaaagataAGCATTAGCATTCTCGAACATCAATTGTGATTCACTTTAGTTGCTGTTTATTATGGTTATACCCTACCTGTTTCTAAGCAGTACGTTAGTCTTAGGTATACAGaactaatgtaaatttaaaataaattattagacaAGGAAAGCATTTtgaactaaattttaatataattactatgtttCATATTTAGTACACAGATTACAGAGCAGCGAATGGTCGACTCAGTAATAAGTAAACTCTATCAGTAATAGACATTGACATTAATGCGATATCAATCGTTCTAACCGTTATTTTTGATTTACTGTTGTTTGAGCATTTTAAGCTGTAACAAAAATGAGTTATTGTTCACAACACGATTCATCTGAAACTAACCAAATATATCGGTAACTTTATCATTCGTATTCCATTAACTTTAGCctcataataaacttttttttgtagttgTAATTGACTATGCAAAGGACCCAAAAGCTTCAACGGGAAAATTTGAATGCATTTATCGACAGCCTATATCATTACCACGATACAGAAGTGCAGCAGAATTGGTAGCGCGTGGTTATTCTCTtccatttgaatatttttacagaggaaaaatacaaattcaaagaTCATTCGATGGTCCAAACATTACAAAAGAAAGTGATAttaaaaaggtattaaaaaaaataaagcagtATTATGATGAAGATGAAATAATGAAACAACCACAAGAAGatgattttttacttaataaaatagaaaaaaaaacctccaAATCTATATCAGGAATCGAAGAGGCAACAGACGTAACAGATGTTATAAACGGTCAACTCGGAGAATTAAGTGATAGAATTACGTCAGAAAACAGTTCAAATTCTAAATGCCTTCTCAAAAAAGATTCACAACAgcattcaaatcaaattcagCTTATTTCTAGCGTAacgaacattaaatatttatgtagaaaatcagaatcaaaaagtattgacaataattttaattttagtagacTAGATGATGGACCAGCAGGAAAGGGGAGTATTATAGAATTGAGTAAAAtagaaaacttattaaattactcTTGTTCTAAATTTGATCGAATACATCAACACGAAATctataaaatttcaaactttTCCAAAGATGTGCTACAAGCTACTAcaaaaattttatcttttattaatgacAAGGAAAGAGAATATACTCGTTGTTAAGTATAAGATTTTacgcaatatatgtatgtatttcaataaattaaatgatttttaagtacactctttacatatataagttaattaataataagcatatatttttattccatttgaAAGTTTTCAAGCCATATGAAAGTTCATCTACAGACATGGATatcgtatatcataaaaaaaatatcataatatgatcgaattcaattaataaataacgtattataatatctaactgatattttaaaaataaaagaaaaatatttactattcgtTTGAGTTTTTCAAATGCACTTTTGCCAAATCTTTTAATGCGATTGAAAACTGTTCTGATCTGATCATTTTACTATACCATCGAATGAATGTACAAGAAAATGTTCTTTAGTGTCAAACACATATTTATCACTGAGTAAATAGACTCAGAATATCCCTTTTTTCCTAAGTAGCAATAATATGTCACTCAAACGCACATTATTcccgttttaataataaaatatgtttggaTCTACCTGCACGGGTTCTTGAtgccatttattataataaaattattgctttaaattCGCTAAAATTTGTCAAGTTTTTCTTTCTCTATAtcgtagtaataaataattgcgtTGTATTTAGTTTAACTAATGTACGTCAATTAGGCTCCGATAATGATCCTGGCGAAGGGGTACctaatggaaatatttttaagttggtataaaaaaaaatgtagagtgGTTTATCTCTAATCCGAACTCTTATCAATACGAAACGAATACGTAGTAGTAAGTGTAGACGCAGCTTTAGGCAAATAAAtcaattgcaaaaaaaatatttcgaaattacatactttaataagtttaataaataatttgatcattgtaaagatgaaaatatatattaatattataaaaaatatttaataagcaatTGAGTAAgagtttacttataataattaaaattatgctaGTGCAACTATCTGAAGTTAAGTTTATGCttaatgcttaaaaaaaaaatggaatgcGTTCATCGGAGTTTCAACAATCGTGTtatgaaaatttacaatatcttgaaaattaattaaagtttacacCAACGAGTAGTTTCTAAAATGGGTCGATCAAGGTCCCGAAGTAAAACACCACGACGACATCATAAAAGTAGCAAACATTCAAGAAAGAAGAGTCGTTCGAAAGATCGCTCTTCATCGCGAAGTAGAAGTTCTAAACACGCTGAGAAAACTAGAGAACGGAGTTCCAAATCAAGGTATGCAAAGACAAATTGATTATTactaatctaataaaatatatattaataaaattcgtaCATAATTTGCAGAAAAAGATCGCATTCAGCGTCATCAACATCTAGTAGTGGCGGTTCTTATGATGCAAATAGAACTAGCAGAAAGAAATCCAAAGGACGCAGTAAAATGGACGAAGTCGATCGGCTTGCAGAAATGGAAAGACAAAGACGTATTAGAGAAGCAGAACAAAAGGTAATTGTACTACATTAAAATGTaaccaaa
This genomic interval carries:
- the LOC113394367 gene encoding tubulin glycylase 3A-like, which produces MPMKKKKFYHRKRKHNYDKAGVKRLLSPFSKFMYKSVRERKKLNVMADRNGNLHKGLSYKEKSYIICSCQSKSSRYKKLKNKAAEAIKEKKIFSIYGNCNSVRQALLERNWVEKIPSNRMNLSKIRNGSFSSKTKIQSELEGLLLSNFVEKHNPNFIWRTRDERRCSASHIKTDCDTIINKLEIDAVWTSKQGLCSSLKRNYWFYIEDVAEVIGPRTYNTCDSGEIEGFVKDYKITTCTSLLKWVLSMAANERPVFVATGKISMNIIVFALNRCKEYLFRKQNKDIDQSIPSISAGQWHSFLKKYYSIIAKEEVFQADRDNKLSLYLSYAKFLLKEIYRYRPQLSCEGCHNIWIIKPAYCSRGRGIRMASKLGVIMNLLNKANAKYVVQKYIEEPLLIHETKFDIRQYYLVTSTYPLIIWMYTECYLKFSSQKYSLKNYHESIHLTNNAVQKNYKNCKQRNKELPTNNMWDLDKYKCYLAKIGKDDVWQNVIYPGMKKSIIGIMLSCQDSLSVSKNRFELYGCDFILDKEFNPWLIEINSCPDLRNTTQVTAKICPAVVSDIIKVVIDYAKDPKASTGKFECIYRQPISLPRYRSAAELVARGYSLPFEYFYRGKIQIQRSFDGPNITKESDIKKVLKKIKQYYDEDEIMKQPQEDDFLLNKIEKKTSKSISGIEEATDVTDVINGQLGELSDRITSENSSNSKCLLKKDSQQHSNQIQLISSVTNIKYLCRKSESKSSDNDPGEGVPNGNIFKLV